One genomic region from Fulvitalea axinellae encodes:
- a CDS encoding RNA polymerase sigma-70 factor: MSIRVNSLEEYEAVFRSHYAGLVSYAFGFLNDHDEAEDVTQEVFIKVWERRDSIELKSGWGVYLRVAVRNASVNRLKSKYRQMMSEELQEFREPAELETSDLDLADLETLANSILSQLPEKTGIIFRMSRFSNASYEEIAKELGLSVKSVEYHMSKAIQWIKKNLSKHWYMVWLLMGMIKK, encoded by the coding sequence ATGAGTATTCGTGTGAATTCTTTGGAAGAATACGAAGCCGTATTCCGCTCGCATTATGCGGGATTGGTTTCTTACGCCTTTGGCTTTCTGAACGACCACGACGAGGCCGAGGACGTTACCCAAGAGGTGTTTATCAAAGTGTGGGAACGCAGGGACAGCATTGAGCTTAAATCTGGCTGGGGAGTGTACCTAAGGGTTGCGGTAAGGAACGCTTCGGTTAATCGGCTTAAATCCAAATACAGGCAAATGATGAGCGAAGAACTCCAGGAATTTCGTGAGCCGGCGGAACTGGAGACCAGCGACCTTGACCTAGCGGATCTGGAAACTTTGGCCAATAGTATCCTCTCGCAATTACCTGAAAAGACGGGAATCATTTTCCGTATGAGCCGTTTCTCCAACGCCTCTTACGAAGAAATAGCAAAAGAACTGGGCCTTTCCGTGAAATCCGTCGAATATCATATGAGCAAAGCCATTCAGTGGATTAAAAAGAATCTCTCCAAACACTGGTACATGGTGTGGTTGCTGATGGGAATGATAAAAAAATAA
- a CDS encoding FecR family protein — protein MKLPFDTEILLRYVRNVSDSSEREMVTRWLEEDEENREFLKRFESFWNALGTEKSARTVDVDGAWAEVSGKLNGAKQRNLFPWRWAVAACVALVAGFGAYQYWERTSWTEYVATDMQKEIVLPDQSRVSLNYHSKIAYRGSDDKREVRVEGEAYFEVQRDTEKPFRITANEAKVEVLGTKFNVTAYSGDSLINVQVTEGLVGFAPEKGLYAKLPKGQEAVFNRNSNNLAVNESMDPNALSWMSKKLVFEDTPLPEVLRSVSLTYGIRLSADPSLYKRTLNARFDNKPKEEVLSVIAALLGANLEESPEGYRYVK, from the coding sequence ATGAAATTACCGTTTGACACCGAAATTTTGCTCCGCTATGTGCGGAACGTTTCCGACAGCTCGGAGCGGGAGATGGTGACACGCTGGTTGGAAGAAGACGAGGAGAACAGGGAATTCCTGAAACGCTTCGAAAGCTTTTGGAACGCTTTGGGAACCGAGAAGTCCGCCCGTACCGTAGACGTCGACGGGGCTTGGGCGGAAGTGTCCGGGAAACTCAATGGAGCCAAACAAAGGAACCTGTTCCCTTGGCGATGGGCCGTGGCGGCCTGCGTTGCCTTGGTCGCCGGGTTCGGCGCTTACCAGTATTGGGAACGGACAAGCTGGACCGAATACGTGGCTACGGACATGCAAAAAGAAATCGTTTTGCCTGACCAATCCAGAGTTTCCCTGAATTATCATTCCAAAATCGCATATCGAGGGAGCGATGACAAAAGGGAAGTCAGGGTGGAAGGCGAGGCATATTTCGAAGTGCAAAGGGACACCGAAAAACCGTTTCGCATTACGGCCAACGAGGCCAAAGTGGAAGTATTGGGAACGAAGTTCAACGTAACCGCCTACTCTGGCGATAGCCTGATAAACGTCCAAGTGACGGAAGGGCTTGTGGGATTTGCTCCTGAAAAAGGCTTATACGCAAAACTGCCCAAAGGGCAAGAGGCTGTCTTCAACCGCAACAGCAACAATCTGGCGGTCAACGAGTCGATGGACCCAAACGCCTTGTCGTGGATGAGCAAAAAGCTCGTGTTCGAAGACACACCGTTACCCGAAGTATTACGTTCGGTTTCCTTAACCTACGGTATAAGACTTAGCGCCGATCCTTCGTTATACAAAAGGACTTTGAACGCGCGCTTTGATAATAAGCCGAAGGAGGAAGTGCTTTCCGTTATCGCCGCGCTGTTGGGCGCTAATCTGGAAGAAAGCCCAGAGGGCTACCGTTATGTAAAGTGA
- a CDS encoding TonB-dependent receptor — MGSIRILILFLTLCLAFGQSMAQGNGFQLEKKISLGKQKVTFVELTEGLRKQGITVAYSKEALQGTGSFSFDSGTPTLKEVLDALDSKQGISYRAEGNTLMLLPENKKGKKRRIHQGKVILRGKVKDTATGEALIGATIFVKELGTGATSNNYGHYALSLPTGQYTLRIRYIGYEILDKKIDIQANTVLDFSLKPSHQSLDLIKVEAEREGKILDTEDGHAIKMTTASIKQIPTVTGDPDILQSIQQLPGVSSAHEGTTNISVRGGSFDQNLILLDEASIYNPSHTLGLYSVINTDAVNSADFYKGYIPARFGGRLSSVIDVRMREGNREKYGADLTVGLLSSRLALEGPIGDDRTSFLVTGRYSYAGQIANLASSIGDGLGFSELSDQFDSGNEVDFYDLNAKINHRLNDRNHLYLSAYTGHDRFYYRALDDDLNMEWGNRALTFRWNNVINDKLFANYSLIHSRYSYSYFVRDDSRYYEWSAGLSEYKAKADFDWAASPKHNVKFGAELEYLDFDPGNIDPRTETSNTISVKLPKSRANTWAVYAEDQWELTDKLRLRYGLRVSGMKNMEGNKTSYVYPEPRLALNYDFDKNRSLLFSYGRNTQYMHLISNSSLGMPTDVWITSTDRTKPQTADQITAGYRHAFKDCPYLIEIQAYYKRMRNVIDFKDNADFFLNENIENEILAGDALGYGLEILAQKRYGKLQAWISYTLSKAEREIEGVNNGNPYPARYDRLHNLKANLTYQLGEHWSFSSNFAYATGAPVTVPVGRYTYHGASFIQYSERNGYRLPAFHRLDFLFTYKKPAGKRGIRSEWNFGLYNAYGRKNVFSVFVKQDLYDLNVQRPQKVYLFSFVPTVSYRVTI, encoded by the coding sequence ATGGGATCTATAAGAATCTTAATTCTGTTTCTGACGCTATGCCTGGCTTTCGGCCAATCGATGGCGCAGGGAAACGGATTTCAATTGGAGAAAAAAATATCGTTAGGGAAACAGAAAGTGACTTTTGTGGAACTGACGGAAGGGTTGCGCAAACAGGGCATAACCGTAGCGTATAGCAAAGAGGCGCTACAAGGAACCGGAAGTTTCAGCTTCGATTCCGGCACGCCGACGCTAAAGGAAGTCCTCGACGCACTGGACAGTAAACAAGGCATAAGTTATCGGGCGGAAGGAAATACCCTGATGCTTTTGCCGGAAAATAAAAAAGGGAAGAAACGGAGAATCCACCAAGGCAAGGTAATACTTAGGGGCAAAGTAAAAGACACCGCTACGGGCGAAGCCCTCATCGGCGCCACGATCTTTGTCAAGGAATTGGGCACAGGAGCCACTAGCAACAATTACGGACACTACGCCCTTTCGCTTCCCACCGGTCAATATACTTTGCGGATACGTTATATCGGCTATGAGATTTTAGACAAAAAAATCGACATACAAGCCAATACCGTTCTGGATTTTTCCCTAAAGCCTTCTCATCAGTCCCTTGATCTGATAAAAGTGGAAGCCGAAAGGGAAGGAAAAATATTGGACACCGAAGACGGTCACGCCATAAAAATGACCACCGCCAGCATCAAGCAAATTCCCACGGTAACAGGCGACCCGGACATTCTGCAAAGTATCCAGCAACTACCCGGCGTCAGCAGCGCACACGAGGGAACCACCAATATTTCCGTACGGGGCGGGTCTTTCGACCAAAACCTTATCTTGCTTGACGAGGCTTCGATTTACAACCCGTCGCACACTCTGGGCCTCTATTCGGTCATTAATACGGACGCGGTCAATAGCGCCGACTTTTACAAGGGCTATATTCCGGCCCGTTTCGGCGGGCGACTATCCTCCGTCATCGATGTACGGATGCGTGAGGGTAATCGCGAAAAGTACGGGGCCGACCTTACCGTAGGCCTGCTCTCAAGCCGGTTGGCCCTGGAAGGCCCCATCGGCGATGATCGCACCTCGTTTCTGGTTACGGGCCGATACAGTTACGCAGGGCAAATCGCCAATTTGGCGTCCTCCATTGGTGACGGGCTGGGTTTCAGTGAGCTTTCCGATCAATTCGACAGTGGAAACGAAGTGGATTTCTATGATTTGAACGCAAAAATCAATCACCGGCTCAACGACAGGAACCACCTTTACCTTTCGGCCTACACCGGTCACGACCGCTTCTATTACCGTGCCCTTGACGACGATCTGAACATGGAATGGGGCAACCGCGCACTGACCTTTCGTTGGAACAATGTGATCAACGACAAACTATTCGCAAACTACAGCCTTATCCATAGCCGATACAGCTATTCGTATTTCGTCCGTGACGACAGCCGTTATTACGAATGGTCCGCCGGACTAAGCGAGTACAAAGCCAAAGCCGACTTCGACTGGGCAGCGAGCCCCAAACATAACGTGAAATTCGGAGCCGAGCTGGAATATCTGGATTTTGACCCCGGGAATATTGATCCCCGTACCGAGACTTCGAACACCATTTCCGTAAAACTCCCGAAGAGCCGAGCCAACACTTGGGCCGTTTACGCCGAAGACCAATGGGAATTGACAGACAAACTCCGCCTACGCTACGGATTACGTGTCTCGGGAATGAAAAATATGGAGGGAAACAAAACCAGCTACGTTTATCCCGAACCGCGTTTGGCTCTGAATTATGATTTTGACAAAAACAGAAGCCTGCTGTTCTCCTACGGACGAAACACGCAGTATATGCACCTGATATCGAATTCGTCTTTGGGTATGCCCACCGATGTCTGGATCACCTCAACGGACAGAACCAAGCCCCAAACCGCCGACCAAATTACGGCCGGATACAGGCACGCTTTTAAGGATTGCCCTTATCTGATAGAGATTCAGGCTTATTATAAAAGAATGCGGAACGTAATCGATTTCAAGGACAATGCGGATTTCTTTCTGAACGAAAATATCGAGAATGAGATTCTGGCCGGAGACGCCCTTGGTTACGGTTTAGAGATTTTGGCCCAAAAACGTTACGGCAAATTACAGGCTTGGATATCTTACACCCTGTCGAAAGCCGAAAGGGAAATCGAGGGCGTCAATAACGGCAACCCCTACCCGGCCCGTTACGATCGTCTCCACAACCTTAAAGCGAACTTGACTTACCAACTGGGCGAGCATTGGTCATTCTCGTCGAACTTCGCGTACGCCACAGGAGCGCCAGTTACCGTTCCCGTGGGCAGATACACCTATCACGGAGCCTCGTTTATCCAATACAGCGAACGCAACGGGTATCGTCTGCCAGCCTTCCACCGCCTGGACTTCTTGTTTACCTATAAGAAACCCGCCGGGAAAAGAGGCATCAGATCCGAATGGAACTTCGGGCTTTACAATGCCTATGGGCGCAAAAACGTTTTCAGCGTATTTGTAAAACAGGACCTCTACGACCTCAACGTACAACGCCCGCAAAAGGTCTACCTATTCAGTTTTGTTCCGACTGTTTCCTACCGAGTAACGATTTGA
- a CDS encoding DUF4249 domain-containing protein has product MKYLSYILYLPALIIFGACTEEFEFEIDESDSKTVIEAQLTDLAQPQKVRITKLAPDLGETTYDGSGNDKQTPVSGATVSITDEEGNVHVFAPQTEQYSGKFEGYYVNEDFHGEKGKRYTLKVIDGDKVYTASETMPAVPVIDAIEIRRRQSEIPGKSDQYVPYISFDNPKTKDFFRFAMYSLSKYADGRVDEQGSNRIWEYSILSDRFLPERVNNLAVNDGQSPDGKNFYPGSPGNTVRVYMSSITEGAFAFYESLVNQFDNDGGIISPAPASAPTNISGGAIGYFIVASSTYKDVTVPDEQPYSQE; this is encoded by the coding sequence ATGAAATATCTCAGCTATATATTATACCTGCCGGCCCTGATTATTTTCGGCGCCTGCACCGAAGAGTTTGAATTCGAAATAGACGAATCCGATTCCAAAACGGTAATCGAAGCCCAACTTACTGATCTTGCCCAACCGCAAAAGGTCAGAATAACCAAATTAGCCCCGGATTTGGGTGAAACTACTTACGACGGCAGTGGCAACGACAAACAAACACCAGTAAGCGGAGCAACGGTAAGCATTACGGACGAAGAGGGAAACGTACACGTGTTCGCCCCACAAACGGAACAATACTCAGGAAAATTCGAAGGCTATTATGTCAATGAGGATTTCCATGGGGAAAAAGGAAAAAGATACACGCTAAAAGTAATTGACGGGGACAAAGTATACACCGCTTCCGAAACTATGCCTGCGGTTCCCGTAATCGATGCCATTGAAATACGCAGAAGACAAAGCGAAATACCAGGAAAAAGCGACCAATACGTACCTTATATCTCATTTGACAACCCCAAGACCAAAGATTTTTTCCGCTTCGCGATGTACTCGCTTAGCAAATACGCCGACGGAAGAGTAGACGAACAAGGCAGTAACCGCATTTGGGAATATTCCATCCTTTCGGACAGATTCCTGCCTGAAAGAGTAAACAATCTTGCCGTGAACGACGGCCAATCGCCGGACGGAAAAAATTTCTATCCCGGAAGCCCCGGCAACACCGTTAGGGTATATATGAGCTCTATTACCGAAGGGGCCTTCGCATTTTACGAATCCTTGGTCAACCAATTCGATAACGACGGCGGAATCATATCCCCCGCGCCCGCATCAGCTCCAACCAATATCTCAGGTGGCGCCATCGGATACTTTATAGTCGCCTCTTCGACTTACAAGGACGTTACCGTACCCGACGAGCAACCCTACTCACAGGAATAA
- a CDS encoding alkaline phosphatase family protein — MSNLNHKQIILILLACFGLSSSAFSQFKTENVVLVTLDGLRWQELFEGAEAELINDKKYVKHIDETKKSYWRDSPTERRKILMPFFWSTIAQKGQLYGNRTKGSNVDCVNTMRISFPGYSEILSGKADDKRIYSNKKINNPNETIIGLANRSKKLSGKVAAFGSWDAFPYIINEERAGLYVNAGFRKAKGKTTKVEHCLNGMIDQIPGITGDTRFDALTHGFAMETLKKDKPRFLYVAYGETDNYGHAGNYEAYLNAAHQTDANIKELWNYVQNHPKYRGKTTLIITTDHGRGLQSEWTSHGHSIPKSGEIWIAAIGPDTQALGEITTGQYYQDQVAQTIATLLGLDLRATDNAVGKEIQTILK, encoded by the coding sequence ATGAGCAATTTAAATCACAAACAAATCATCCTGATACTGCTTGCGTGCTTTGGCCTAAGCTCGTCGGCTTTTTCGCAATTCAAAACCGAAAATGTTGTTCTTGTTACCCTTGACGGCCTCCGTTGGCAGGAATTGTTCGAAGGTGCCGAGGCTGAGTTGATCAATGACAAAAAATATGTAAAGCATATTGACGAGACTAAAAAATCGTATTGGCGTGACAGCCCCACGGAACGACGCAAAATCCTGATGCCGTTTTTCTGGTCTACGATAGCGCAAAAGGGACAGTTGTACGGCAACCGGACAAAAGGCTCGAATGTGGACTGCGTAAACACGATGAGGATTTCCTTTCCCGGATATAGCGAGATCCTTTCGGGAAAAGCAGACGATAAACGAATATACAGCAACAAGAAGATTAATAACCCGAACGAAACTATTATCGGATTGGCTAACCGTAGCAAAAAGCTGAGCGGAAAAGTAGCGGCGTTCGGGTCGTGGGACGCGTTTCCGTATATTATTAACGAAGAGAGGGCTGGACTTTATGTCAACGCCGGTTTTCGTAAAGCCAAGGGTAAGACAACCAAGGTAGAACATTGCCTAAACGGAATGATCGATCAGATTCCGGGTATCACGGGAGACACAAGATTTGATGCCTTGACTCACGGTTTTGCCATGGAGACTTTGAAAAAAGACAAGCCCAGATTCCTTTATGTCGCATACGGGGAGACTGATAATTACGGACACGCCGGTAATTACGAGGCATATCTCAATGCCGCCCATCAAACGGACGCTAATATCAAGGAGCTTTGGAATTATGTCCAAAATCACCCGAAATACAGGGGGAAAACGACTTTGATTATTACCACCGATCATGGCCGAGGACTTCAAAGCGAATGGACTAGCCATGGACATTCTATCCCGAAGTCTGGCGAGATTTGGATAGCGGCAATCGGTCCGGATACCCAAGCGCTTGGCGAGATCACAACGGGACAGTATTACCAAGACCAAGTGGCCCAGACTATAGCCACATTGCTTGGATTGGATCTTAGGGCGACAGATAATGCCGTAGGAAAAGAAATCCAGACGATTTTAAAATAA